GATCATGTTCTTTGTTTTTGCGGTTGTCTTCGGGCTCGTGCTCTGGGCCGATGTCGCGTTGGCGGCCAAGATCGGCTTCTTCGCGCTAGGGTTTGGTTCCGGTGTGACGGCCGGTCAATGGCTTGCCAGGCGCAGCGCATAAGTCGCCACGCGCTCATGGCCTGGCTCCTCAAGCAGTTGGTCGTTCGTTGGCAGCCCAACAACGCGGTGTTGCCCTGTGCAGCGCGGCAACATCGCACACAGCTACACAGCACGTAGCGCTCTGCCGAAGGCTTAATCCACCAGCAGTGAAGGCCCTGGTTATATCGTGCAGGAGATACCCAATGAAAATCACCGTCGAAACCATTGTCAACGCTCCCATCGCCAGAGTCTGGCGCGCCTACACGACGCCCGAAGAGATCAAACAGTGGAACACTGCTTCCGACGACTGGCACACAACCAAGGCCACTGTCGATTTGCGTGTCGGTGGAGCGTTTAGCTCGCGCATGGAGGCCAAAGACGGAAGCTTTGGCTTTGATTTCGCCGGAACATAC
The sequence above is drawn from the Candidatus Kouleothrix ribensis genome and encodes:
- a CDS encoding SRPBCC family protein — protein: MKITVETIVNAPIARVWRAYTTPEEIKQWNTASDDWHTTKATVDLRVGGAFSSRMEAKDGSFGFDFAGTYTTIVPNERIEYAFGDRRAIVEFNPGANGVVVRVTFDAELENPVEQQRQGWQAILDNFAKYVEAHQ